A window from Drosophila kikkawai strain 14028-0561.14 chromosome 2L, DkikHiC1v2, whole genome shotgun sequence encodes these proteins:
- the LOC108081828 gene encoding WD repeat-containing protein CG11141: MATSKELCSIREWAPLTDVIDHIPAQLQRGFFPANLNLTCVDATEQFLAVGSDAGIVFWYNRQSGEMQKLKAEVATRITCVRIVNSVEYMVAAGCANGQVSIFQIQKELPRDLDLVAPCTRSRPIERYTIRDLHKCVVSCCEWSKNGMKLYSGDRQGVVVLTEFDYQAHLSKSVEILSEAYEIVQLSVQQSHLLVATLYRCIVCQRNASTSQWTITQVGKKDRKQLIDCGAVFLKKSQDQTMQLVCGRPGLRFWVADIAGNVSKTVLFRDAVLRSPTWEIPILNPKQFHEPSSSHHLAGSAASSSAPPGPSGAGNGEMGYVASSNFRQLYLYDGCDSLLVTHDDATLYILNLDKLKVEAVARGFRKILDFCVFGKEIFVLEGERSLLRLAPLPEPPNKKAKVIFNPLMPPPVPLMGLSSQSERLESPLELQAEPVLQGAEECFEVPPGEQLDLNVPIELAVESPLAQQNRRLEIFRRIGEMDFDQYIVHTSRKTCADKAPPVSSGSGIVEIGHETHELRLPLTNAATLMEASYCQMENNGLASPLDMKTAFLQHLPDALSPVTLQKTVAEKAKSLAAELDLPEVHLVPLSQEELIAAKAVTPELSESLIRCYPTTQLEETSVQTTLQGQTHDHIADADYNAGQPVDGIRPCPPLKPKVAPLKFVKSQPKATLIVEDETEYSSFLPDFRRAGDPLRKETPPATSDSNTSSEWEFLDN, encoded by the exons ATGGCCACCAGCAAGGAGTTGTGCTCCATCCGGGAGTGGGCTCCGCTGACCGACGTCATTGATCACATTCCGGCCCAGCTGCAGCGCGGGTTCTTTCCGGCCAATCTCAATCTGACCTGCGTTGACGCCACCGAGCAGTTCCTGGCAGTCGGCAGCGACGCGGGCATTGTTTTTTGGTACAACCGCCAGTCGGGGGAAATGCAGAAACTCAAGGCGGAG GTGGCCACTCGAATAACGTGCGTGCGTATTGTCAACTCGGTGGAGTATATGGTTGCAGCGGGGTGCGCAAACGGGCAGGTGAGCATCTTCCAAATCCAGAAGGAGCTGCCTCGAGACCTGGACCTTGTGGCTCCCTGCACGCGTAGTAGGCCCATCGAGCGCTACACCATCAGGGACCTGCACAAGTGCGTGGTCAGCTGTTGTGAGTGGTCAAAGAACGGGATGAAGCTCTACTCCGGCGATCGCCAGGGTGTAGTGGTGCTCACAGAGTTCGATTACCAGGCA CACCTCAGCAAGTCCGTAGAGATTCTGAGCGAAGCGTACGAGATCGTGCAGCTCAGCGTTCAGCAGAGCCATCTGTTAGTGGCCACACTCTATCGCTGCATCGTCTGCCAGCGCAACGCTAGCACCTCCCAGTGGACGATAACGCAGGTGGGCAAGAAGGACCGGAAACAGCTTATCGACTGTGGAGCCGTGTTTCTCAAAAAATCGCAGGACCAAACGATGCAGCTCGTCTGCGGTCGTCCTGGCCTGCGCTTCTGGGTGGCTGACATAGCGGGCAACGTCTCCAAGACCGTGTTGTTCAGAGACGCCGTGTTGCGCAGCCCCACCTGGGAGATTCCCATCCTCAACCCAAAGCAGTTCCACGAACCGTCCAGTAGCCACCACTTGGCCGGATCTGCAGCTTCATCTTCAGCTCCGCCTGGGCCATCAGGAGCGGGCAATGGCGAAATGGGCTACGTGGCTAGCAGCAACTTCCGTCAGCTGTACCTGTACGATGGTTGCGACTCACTGTTGGTGACACACGACGACGCCACCCTGTACATTCTGAACTTGGACAAACTCAAGGTGGAGGCAGTTGCACGTGGGTTCCGAAAGATCCTCGACTTCTGTGTCTTTGGCAAGGAAATATTTGTGCTGGAGGGCGAGCGCTCGCTGTTACGATTGGCACCACTGCCTGAGCCGCCGAACAAGAAGGCCAAGGTGATCTTCAATCCACTGATGCCGCCACCTGTTCCGCTAATGGGTTTGTCATCACAAAGCGAGCGACTCGAGTCACCGCTTGAGCTGCAGGCAGAGCCCGTACTGCAGGGCGCTGAGGAGTGCTTCGAAGTGCCGCCCGGGGAACAGCTGGACCTGAATGTACCAATAGAATTGGCCGTCGAGTCGCCGCTGGCTCAGCAGAACCGTCGCTTGGAAATATTCCGCCGCATCGGCGAAATGGACTTCGACCAGTATATCGTCCACACCAGCAGAAAGACATGCGCGGACAAGGCACCGCCGGTCAGCAGTGGTTCGGGCATCGTGGAAATAGGCCACGAGACGCATGAGCTTAGGTTGCCACTCACAAATGCCGCCACACTTATGGAAGCCAGCTACTGCCAGATGGAGAA CAATGGCCTAGCATCGCCGCTGGACATGAAGACCGCTTTTCTACAGCACCTGCCGGACGCTCTTAGTCCCGTCACTCTGCAGAAGACGGTCGCGGAAAAGGCCAAGTCCCTGGCCGCCGAACTGGACTTGCCCGAGGTGCACTTGGTCCCGCTAAGCCAGGAGGAGTTGATTGCTGCCAAGGCGGTGACGCCCGAGCTAAGCGAATCCCTCATCCGGTGCTATCCCACCACGCAACTGGAAGAGACCAGTGTCCAGACCACCTTACAGGGACAAACACATGACCACATCGCGGACGCAGACTATAATGCCGGTCAGCCAGTGGATGGAATCCGACCCTGTCCGCCACTGAAGCCCAAGGTGGCGCCACTTAAGTTTGTCAAAAGCCAGCCAAAGGCAACCCTTATAGTGGAGGATGAGACGGAATACAGTAGCTTCCTGCCCGACTTTCGGCGGGCAGGAGACCCTCTGCGCAAAGAAACCCCGCCGGCCACCAGTGACTCGAACACCTCCAGCGAGTGGGAGTTCTTGGACAACTAG
- the Pex13 gene encoding peroxisomal membrane protein PEX13, translating to MVDNNNLRSAVISEAPLIPPSSSFGPGPSSGMGPPEAVLRTPYGNVRALPSTAQPPPLPQSPFQQTQQYGFGGGYGNSYGLGGGFGGFNSGSFGYGGMGGGFGSGYGYGGGYGAGFGSGYSRFGALGANDPEQRFIQMAEASSRPAFQSIESLVSAIGNIASMLDSTFFALTSSFRAILGVAANFGRLRSVFAQFWTTFAIFRGLNWIYRKILFWLRLSNLDPSSAAFKKAFAEALNENNTQTGGAPQAQRKGTSPWPVLAFLSFIFTAPYLIMKLLGTVTNTAQEEARNPAKWTTPIQTQAVYDFMGRSQSELSLRAGQSLQVAPRDIQQTLNLLNTGWALATIDGRTSGIIPINYVKSPQQMRQEVQEQIKSAQPQPQPELMDLSAGAFAAPPLEQQMNYDFNLAAQQEGPPSTSAAAFGEGFA from the exons ATGGTCGACAACAACAACCTGCGTAGTGCGGTGATCAGCGAGGCGCCTCTGATTCCGCCCTCGAGCAGTTTTGGACCGGGACCGTCCAGTGGCATGGGTCCTCCGGAGGCTGTTCTACGAACTCCATACGGCAATGTTAGGGCGCTGCCCAGCACCGCGCAGCCGCCCCCCCTGCCCCAATCACCGTTCCAACAGACACAGCAGTACGGATTCGGCGGGGGATACGGCAACAGTTACGGCCTCGGGGGCGGCTTCGGGGGCTTCAACAGCGGCTCATTCGGATACGGCGGAATGGGAGGTGGTTTCGGTAGTGGCTACGGTTATGGAGGCGGCTACGGCGCGGGCTTTGGCAGTGGATATAGCCGATTTGGAGCGCTGGGGGCCAACGATCCTGAGCAGCGGTTTATTCAGATGGCCGAGGCCAGCTCGCGGCCAGCATTCCAGAGCATCGAATCGCTGGTATCGGCGATTGGAAACATTGCCTCCATGCTGGACTCGACGTTCTTCGCCCTGACCAGCTCGTTCCGGGCCATTCTAGGAGTGGCGGCGAACTTTGGACGCCTGCGAAGTGTGTTTGCACAGTTTTGGACGACTTTTGCGATCTTTCGTGGCCTGAACTGGATCTACAGGAA GATTCTCTTCTGGCTTCGCCTGTCGAATCTTGATCCATCATCTGCGGCCTTCAAGAAAGCCTTTGCGGAAGCCCTGAACGAGAACAATACCCAGACAGGAGGCGCGCCTCAAGCCCAGCGAAAGGGTACTTCGCCCTGGCCGGTGCTGGCCTTTCTCAGTTTCATCTTCACTGCGCCCTATCTGATCATGAAGCTGCTGGGCACCGTGACGAACACCGCTCAGGAAGAAG CCCGTAATCCGGCCAAGTGGACGACACCGATTCAGACCCAGGCTGTTTACGATTTTATGGGACGCAGCCAGAGCGAGCTTTCGCTGCGCGCCGGCCAGTCGCTCCAAGTGGCCCCCCGCGATATCCAGCAAACCCTTAACCTGCTCAATACTGGCTGGGCTCTGGCCACCATTGATGGCCGAACCTCCGGCATCATTCCAATCAACTATGTAAAGTCGCCTCAGCAAATGCGACAGGAGGTCCAGGAGCAAATTAAATCCGCTCAGCCACAACCACAGCCAGAGCTGATGGATTTGTCTGCGGGGGCCTTTGCGGCGCCACCGTTGGAGCAGCAAATGAACTACGACTTTAACTTGGCCGCCCAGCAGGAAGGTCCGCCCTCCACATCAGCAGCGGCATTCGGAGAGGGCTTCGCCTGA
- the Dp gene encoding transcription factor Dp, whose protein sequence is MAHTSASGAVKADEVNFFFRDEHGQIAKMLKPAQLKSEMEGGKSAVVYATGSSARNSGNVGGSGSGIGNVGRMGAFSQMGSDNQGQFIRLQDNGLVIPKSENTSYTAVVAQKSTSGVSGGMYDVIKGDRYVKFTPNNPMKIKSKLHAIQSNSLHSLSGSSSSVQRKRKPDKAGKGLRHFSMKVCEKVEEKGKTTYNEVADDLVSEEMKNNAYDNNCDQKNIRRRVYDALNVLMAINVISKDKKEIRWIGLPANSAEQVLAVEEENCRRRERIKQKHEMLREMVMQHVAFKGLVERNKRNESQGVVPSPNASIQLPFIIVNTHKSTKINCSVTNDKSEYIFKFDKTFEMHDDIEVLKRMGLLLGLDKGECSPENIERVKSWVPPNLAKYVEAYGTGKTVETMYDSDDEDNEFNGYLETTNESQGFAQHSAQHTTTDGEFKLELDDDELEDDID, encoded by the exons GACAAATCGCCAAGATGCTCAAGCCGGCCCAACTGAAGTCCGAGATGGAGGGCGGCAAGTCCGCCGTGGTGTACGCCACCGGATCATCGGCGCGTAACAGCGGAAACGTCGGTGGAAGTGGCAGCGGCATCGGGAACGTGGGACGCATGGGCGCCTTCAGTCAAATG GGCTCCGACAATCAGGGACAGTTCATACGGCTGCAGGACAACGGATTGGTCATTCCAAAATCAGAGA ATACTTCGTACACGGCTGTGGTGGCGCAGAAGAGCACAAGCGGAGTCAGCGGCGGCATGTACGACGTG ATAAAAGGGGATCGCTATGTGAAGTTCACGCCAAACAATcctatgaaaataaaatcaaaact CCATGCCATTCAGAGCAACTCCCTGCACTCCCTGTCCGGCTCGTCGTCGTCAGTCCAAAGGAAACGCAAGCCGGACAAGGCCGGAAAGGGCCTACGCCACTTTTCGATGAAGGTCTGCGAGAAGGTGGAGGAAAAGGGCAAGACCACTTACAATGAGGTGGCCGACGATCTGGTCAGCGAGGAGATGAAGAACAATGCGTACGACAACAACTGTGATCAAAAGAATATCCGACGTCGTGTCTACGATGCTCTCAACGTACTGATGGCAATCAATGTTATCTCCAAGGACAAAAAGGAGATTCGCTGGATAGGCCTGCCCGCCAATTCAGCCGAG CAAGTCCTGGCCGTGGAAGAGGAGAACTGCCGCCGGCGCGAGCGGATCAAGCAGAAGCACGAAATGCTGCGGGAAATGGTCATGCAGCATGTGGCATTCAAGGGCCTGGTCGAGCGGAACAAGCGGAACGAAAGCCAGGGCGTGGTGCCGTCGCCAAATGCCTCGATTCAGCTGCCGTTCATAATCGTGAACACGCACAAGTCCACCAAAATCAACTGCAGTGTAACCAACGACAA GTCCGAATACATTTTCAAGTTCGACAAGACCTTCGAAATGCACGATGATATTGAGGTCCTCAAGCGTATGGGCCTCCTGTTGG GGCTGGATAAGGGAGAGTGCTCGCCGGAGAATATTGAACGAGTCAAGTCCTGGGTGCCGCCAAATCTCGCCAAATACGTAGAAG CTTACGGCACTGGCAAGACAGTGGAAACCATGTACGATTCGGACGACGAGGACAATGAGTTCAACGGGTACCTGGAGACGACCAACGAATCCCAAGGCTTTGCTCAGCACTCGGCACAGCACACCACCACCGATGGCGAGTTCAAACTGGAGCTGGATGATGACGAACTTGAGGACGACATCGATTGA